AATTTCTATAGTGTATTCATAGAAATGCAATGCATGCAAGCTCCCTTTTGCTCAGTGCGTGGTCTCTCATCGATGAAGCAGCGACGACCTTTCGCTCAGCAAGCAAGTGGCAACACATCCAATAAGCACCGTACCGAACGAATCTCTGCGTTTCCAGCCGGGGCATATATTACGTACTAAACTCCGATCCGCGCATACAGCGTTTTGACCTCTGCGACGCCGCCGACGGCCGGCCGGCggtgcacgcacgcacgcaggcGAACTAAAGCAGCTCCACATGCATATCGCTCTCTGCAGGTTTGTGCATGCCGACGTGGGAAAGATCGCGGATCCCGTACGACGTTTTGACCTCTGCGACGCCACGGCCGGCCCCGGGCACGCGGCGGCGCACGCAGCGCAGACAAAAGGGTGTTTGTTTCTTtggtcgctcctaaaatttatgtcacattaaATGTTTAGatgctaataaggagcattaaatatagattaattacaaaaccaattatataaagggaggctaatttgcgagacaattttttaagcctaattaacatgtcattagcacatgtttactgtagcaccatgttgtcaaattatggactaattagacttaaaagatccgtctcataaattagtcacaagttgtgtaattagttttataattagtctatatttaatacttcatgcatatgtccaaacattcaatGTTATAGGAATTTTAGGAGGCACTGCAGAACCAAACATGCCTAAAGCAGCTCCACGTATCAAATATCATATCGATCTCCGGTTGTGCGCGCCGACGCGGGCAAGATGTCGTCGATCAATATTATCGCACACGACCATGCATGTGCCTTGTCGTCCTGGTATCGGACTCgatcatgcatatatatacatgataTATGGACATGCATGCAGAAGACATTTCATGGAAACATCGTCGCCACTTGATGCCAGTGGTGTTGTACTGGTTCCCAGCAACGAGATCAGGGACGACTGTTAGCTGGTCACTTGCCCTGCGGCTAGCTAGCTTTTGCATGCTGCTTCGTCGCCCGGCACTCAACCGTCAACTTGCAAATATTTCATGGCGACTACTACTGGCTTGACTTCTTTTCGGCCTGAGCAAGTCAATAATACAACCAAGTATTTAGCTATTAGTTAAGTTATAAAATCTAAGCTATATATTCGCAGTCTCTTATTTATCTACAAGAAACTTTTTATTGTTACTTTTACTCATATTTTACCTTCTGTTTCCCAATCCTCCTCACATTCACTTATGTCTAGGCCCAGAGAATTGTATAGGCTCCCGTGTCCAGCttgttgcttgcatgagagctaaACTCCTCTCTCTTATCTTCTCCACATCAGCATTTGTTTGGCTGAAAGGACGCCTCCGGTGGGTGTCCAAATAGCTAGCTGACGTCAGACGTGGAGGAGAGAGAGCATCAGAATTGTATAGGCTCCCGTGTCCAGCttgttgcttgcatgagagctaaactcctctctcctctcttcccCACGTCAGCATTTGTTTGGCTGAAAGGACGCCTTCGGTGGGTCTCCAAATAGGTAGCTGACGTCAGATGCGGAGGAGAGAGAGCATGTAAAACTAACACGCTAGCAACGGATAAATCAATTAGCTCGCATGCTGTACAAGGAATTAACAGGGTCTGACCTACTTGTCCCCCACATTCTTTTATGAAACATGTGCATCCTAAGGGCACCCGTCAAACTAAGAGTCATATACTACCTCTAAGTCAATATCTCCAATAGTATTAGCTTTCAGCAATGGCATATAGTATGATTAGGTCCACATGACATTCACGTATTTTTGAAATATGTGTATGAGCCTAGTTCTTAACCAAGAGCTAGTTTTTCTctatcttctattaaaatataaaaaaaatgctTAGAGCCAGCTTACGAGAGTCACCCATTGCCGTGCTaggcttttttttattttttttaatcttcTCTCCCTCCACGGGAAACTATTATTGTACTTGCACTTAGGCGGAAGACAGTAGTCACGTAGCTAGCTACTGGCAGGTTATACATATTCATGCGGTCGAGCACCATATAGACACTGTCCACTGACACCATTGTTTAATTTTAATCTGAAAACACACAGTTAAGCCAGCATGCCACTATATTCGCCAATGCATGCCACTACCTTGGTGTCGTCGTATCGACCCATCTTTCGGTGGTCAAATTACTATGTTTAGTAGTACTACGAGGTATATACTCTCCTCTCGCTCGCTCGCTTCCATTGCGCGTGCGTCACGATGTGATACGTACTCCAATTACAGCACAGTACTCGTATATATCTTACTACTGTTCGCAGAGGAAAGAAGGTCAAGATGTAGCACGTAGCAGGGCACTGGCCGTGCCCACGTGTTGCGCCGGCGGTGCTTGCAAATGGCGCGCGCGCGGCACCAATGGCGTCACGGACGACCGGCGCCGCGAGTGGTGGATTCACACACTGGACCTAATCCAAAAGGCATCGTACTCGTACCCACGTGTTGCTAGAGTAGCTGTCGTCGTACGCGCGCACGTACGCGGTACGCCGTAGCCCCTGCTTTTGCTGGCTTTCAAATGCACCGGGCAAAGTCGCCGACCCAATGCTGCAGCCTTGTCGAGCAACAAGCTTTAGTGTGCACCACCCTATTCTATAAAACCCATGCATCACCAGCTCTGCTATATCATCGATCTCGGCTAGCTAGCTAAGCTAGGCGCACGTACACTGCTTGCTTTAGTTTTGCTGAGGTCTGTCGTCTTTGGCGGCCGGACACTGAATTATAGGAGCAGCAGGCGGCAGTCGCTAAGGTCCGGCGCTCGAGACGATCCAATTCCAATCCAATAATGGCGGCGCACTCGATGATGACGACAACCGCTCGCCTCGCGACGCTGGCCGTCGCCTTGGTCCTGCCGTGGCTGGAGGCCGCCGCGGGGGCGCCGTGGTTCTGGCCCCCGATCAGCGGCGACGACCCGTACTGTCTCACATGGCGcgtgatggtggaggcgaacaaCGCCAAGGGGTGGCGCACGGTGCCGGCGCAGTGCGTGGGCTACGTCCGCGGGTACATGGCCTGGGGCCAGTACTACCGGGACGTGGGCGCCGTCGCGGAGGAGGCGGCCGCCTACGCCGCCCAGGTCGCGCCGCCCGCCGGTGGCGACGACGGCCGCGACGCCTGGGTGCTCGACGTCGACGACACCTGCCTGTCCAACCAGCCCTACTACCAAGTGAAGCAGTTCGGGTACGTACGATCGATCGAGGACGTGCACTGCATGCATCGATCTATGAAATTAAAGCAAGAGCAAGCAAGCTAGTTGTCGTCGTGCTGAGTGCTGACGGAGCTAGCTTATAATacagtatatgtatatatatacgcaTGCATGCAGGGCGTATGATCCGGTGGCTTTCAGGGCGTGGGCGAGCAGGGCGATCTGCCCGGGGATACCTGCGATGCAATGGCTGTTCCAGACGCTGAGAAGCCGAGGGTTCAGGGTGTTCCTGGTGACTGGGAGGGACGAAGAGACCCTGGGCTCCTGCACCGCCGCCAATCTCGCCGCCGCCGGCTTCTCGGGGTACGACCGTCTCATCATGAGGTACGCACGCTACTGTCTCTCGTCTCTCGTCTCTTCAATTCTTCATCGTTTGCAGAGGCGCGGCGTACCGTGGGCATTGGCGACGCAATTACACATAGCTGGGCCGGCCCaacacacctatatatacatacatagggCCTAGTAACTTGACCGTTTTTGCAGAGGCGCTTTGTACCGTGGGCAGAGCTCGGTGGCGTTCAAGTCGGCGGTGCGGAGGCAGCTGGTGGAGGAGCAGGGGTACCGGATCCGCGGCAACGTGGGCGACCAGTGGAGCGACCTGCAGGGCGACTGCGCAGGGGACCGCGTCTTCAAGATGCCCAACCCCATGTACTTCGTCCCATGATCTTCCATGTCATGCATATCACCACCCGGTGCCGTGCGTGCCCCCGCCTGCGCCATGTACTCTACTGTACTTACTACTTAGTAGGAGGGACTATGTCACATagagtgttcggatactaataaaaaaataaattatagaacccGTTAGTAATCCAtgggacgaatttattaagcctaattaatccgtcattagcatatgtttactgtagcaccacgttgtcaaatcatggactacttaggcttaaaaaattcgtctcgcaaaacagtcccaatctgtgcatttagtttcgtaaataatctatatttaatacatcCGATGAACAGCGACTAAAAAAAATGTGCTTCGCAAAAAGAAAAATGCGAGGGACGTGTGTTCCTTTTGTGTGTGTGTGGCCGAGGAGTACGTACTGTAGGGTTCCGGTAGGACGATAACTTTGTCGGGTAGCGAGCTGGGAACGAGACATGCTTACGTGCACGTAACTATCCGTCACATGCTACTTACAGGGGAATATGTGGTGGTGACTGGTGAGCGCGACGTCCGTTCCGGGTGCCGGGGCTCAAGCCAATTTTTCATTCCAGTTCCAGCCTCGCTCCGTCGCTCGGTGCTCCCGCAGTTCCGCTGCCCAATCCTTGGTTTCCTTCTCTCTCGCCCACAGGCCACAGCGCCCCACTCGTGCGCGCACATATATCCATCGATCGGTGTCTGTCAAGTGCCGCTGCCAACCCAACACCGCCCCAGCGCGCACGCATACATATATACCCGagcgagatggagatggagatggaggcggcggcggcggccctgtGCTGCGCGCTGGCGCTCTACTTGTACCACGCGCTGTGGGTGGCGCCCGAGAGGGTGCGCGCCGCGCTGCGGGCGCAGGGCGTCGCGGGGCCGCGCCCCTCCTTCCCCTACGGCAACCTCGCCGACATGAGGCGGGccatgacgacggcggcggcggcggcggctcagaGCGGCGGCGTCGTGCACGACTACCGCCAGGCGCTGTTCCCGCACTACGAGAGGTGGAGGGAGGAGTACGGTACGTTACGATCGCAGGCGCATGCATAACGCTCGCTCGCTCGTGATCCGTGCATATGTGTTGGTTGTTATTATCCCTCTAGGCGGTTAATGCTCGCGATCGAGCGGTTACTTTCAACTCACCACGGTTCGGTGCAAATTACTACTCGATCGATCCCTTCCATTCATGCAAATTATCATAGGTCATGAACTTTCCCCAACttcaacaaaaaaaatatttggataaaactTTCATAGCACATGAACGACGAAACTATGCTGGTGCTGCAAATTTTGTTCGATATCGGACTTTGGGCAAAGCTAAAGTCCAGTTTGGTACAACTTCACATGGCTCGGCCCTAGCTTTGGCTCCGGTTCTTCTATGCTGCACTATAGCAAAGATGTTTTTCTTTCTCCTCCGCTTCGTGTGAAGCCACTGTTTTTGATTCACCAGCTATGGCTCCTCCACGCACTGTGGCGAGCCAAAGCCATATCAAACGGGCCTAATCAGTCAAGGAGCACTTTAGGATGGAGCTAGAGCCTAGAGAAGTAGCAAGCGTAAACTTTTAATGATTTGTTTACAAATTGCGATCAATTGTCTTAAAGTAGATTTGTTTTAATGATTTGTTTACAAGAGGATTTTGAGTGTGGAGGCAACAAAGTAATAACTAGGATGGTGCCATTATCGATCCAAATAAACTACTCTTTTCGTTCTAATTAAAACAATTGCACGTCTTGCTTTCAGATGTCAAAAATCTTTTtaagtttaaccaaatatatataataatatagtaatatttTATGTTGTTTGATAAGTACTATTAGGCCCTTTTTGGATCTATAGTCTAAAGTTTATCCACTAAACTCTAGACCACTCTAGCTTTTCAAGCTCCAAACAGGAGATCTAAAGTTTAGATCATCTCACAAAATTTTAGACAACAAAGGTGGTCTAAAGTTTTAGTTCTCAACTAAACTTTAGAACTGAgaatccaaacagacccttagatTAATATtggaatatattttataataaacatACCAGGAGATGCAAAATATTGACAATGATCTGTATACATCCAGTTAAAAGTTTTGACTCATCAAAACAGGAATGTATAGCAACCTGATCTGCAGTAGCAGCATGAATGAAGAAACAATAATTGAACAGTGCGCGGTGCGAACTATTCTGTGGCTATACCATCTAGAGATAGATAGGTATATGCTTCAAGCGAAATGACAATCTGGTCCAAAACAAGTGACAACAATAATTGAGCTGCTAGCATGCGCTttcccctaaaacaaaatcttcaAATGCTAATGCGCGAACAATATCGCCAGGCCGATCAGTTAATAAACTAGTTTATTTCGTGCATATGTGTCCCTTTTATCTCTTTGACCAGACCGGAGTAGTGTCATATACTCAAGGTGAGCTTTTTTTTCTTCTGAAAACCATTGAATGGTGCctacaaaaagagagagaaatatatatatatttttaaaaaagACAGTAAGGAAACAGTTGAATGGTAGCCAACGCTTGGCTTTCTTTTCAATCAGAATCCCATCTTTTTGGCCGTCTCTTTTTGAGCGagacaaatgcaaataaaatgaTTCCACAGTGCGCGCAATGTTATGGAGCAAATGATATGATAATGTGTTGGTAGCTAGCTGTTCTGTCTGTTCATTCCCTCCGTGACCGGACAGAAGCACACAGGACAGGACACAACCCACAGATTTGCCGGATAAATAGAACtcacactactggaaaccggcactttACCGAGtggctgcggcactcggcaaagcccgaaatacactcgacaaaggctttgccgagtgccgcactcggcaaagggtccgataaaatacactcggcaaagtgccggtttccggtagtgtcaGTTTATCTTTATCACCAAGCGAGTGGGGCACTTTTGAGGATTCCATTGAAATGATTATTATTAGTCAATGCCTGTCATCTGATAGATAGAGATCATCATCGAGCATTGACGATGGTCCCGTTTGGATCAGCTAAACCCTTTTACAAACTCCAATCGCTAGTGAGAATCAGCTAATAGATTTTCATAAACCGGGTGGTCGAATAGTTCAAAATAGACTGTAAGTTGGATTGTTTGGATCAGGTAGTGCTTTTTTTAAGCAATCTAGCAACTTATTTCAGTTGATGCAACCAGGGCTTCAGACTCCCTGAAAGTTGAAACTACGTTGTCCAAATGGACCTACCCGGCCGCCAAATTATAAATGGTTCTAACTCCGTTCTAAATGAATTTTCTTCTAATTTTGACCAGATTTATATAGACAAAAAGTTGAAACTGAGAGGGTGCCCTCACAACTTGGCCCGGTGTTCCATG
Above is a genomic segment from Miscanthus floridulus cultivar M001 chromosome 3, ASM1932011v1, whole genome shotgun sequence containing:
- the LOC136547495 gene encoding acid phosphatase 1-like isoform X2, giving the protein MAAHSMMTTTARLATLAVALVLPWLEAAAGAPWFWPPISGDDPYCLTWRVMVEANNAKGWRTVPAQCVGYVRGYMAWGQYYRDVGAVAEEAAAYAAQVAPPAGGDDGRDAWVLDVDDTCLSNQPYYQVKQFGAWASRAICPGIPAMQWLFQTLRSRGFRVFLVTGRDEETLGSCTAANLAAAGFSGYDRLIMRGALYRGQSSVAFKSAVRRQLVEEQGYRIRGNVGDQWSDLQGDCAGDRVFKMPNPMYFVP
- the LOC136547495 gene encoding acid phosphatase 1-like isoform X1, producing MAAHSMMTTTARLATLAVALVLPWLEAAAGAPWFWPPISGDDPYCLTWRVMVEANNAKGWRTVPAQCVGYVRGYMAWGQYYRDVGAVAEEAAAYAAQVAPPAGGDDGRDAWVLDVDDTCLSNQPYYQVKQFGAYDPVAFRAWASRAICPGIPAMQWLFQTLRSRGFRVFLVTGRDEETLGSCTAANLAAAGFSGYDRLIMRGALYRGQSSVAFKSAVRRQLVEEQGYRIRGNVGDQWSDLQGDCAGDRVFKMPNPMYFVP